The Blautia pseudococcoides genome segment CCGCGTAATATAAGCGAGAGTGTGACCGGCCTATGCAGAACAGGGGGGTTTTTATTATGAAACTAAGTATGTGGATGATCGCCAACAGGCTCAAGCCGCTGAATCCGGAATCTCAGATCAGTGACGACACGCCTGCTGTTTTAAAAAGTGCCCGGCGTGCCTATGCTACCAACTGTGTCTATGTGTTTCCCAGCGGAAATGATGTGATCTGCCAATGGGAAAATGACATCATCAAACTGAAAGACATACAATTTGACGAAGCATTTGAAATTATCCAGGGTATTTTTGATTTCTATGAGGATTGGGATGCTTCTATAACTGCCGCTGCCGAACAGTGTGATTATCAGAAGATCCTGGATGAGAGCTGGCACTGCTTTCACAATCCTATGGTCCTTCTTGATGCCAACTGCAATGTTCTGGCATACAGCAGACAATATAAAGAGGTCTATGTGGATGAGGAGTGGGCGCATCTTATGGAATATGGCTGCAGTTCCATTGACAGCATTCGTTTCATGCGGCGTGACTGCACAGACCAGAATTTCTTTAATCAGGGTGCCACCAAATACCATTTTGACCGGAAGGCCCTTTCTGACTGCCTCTCCTCCTTTATCTATTATGACCATGCCCAGTGCGGACGCATCACCTTAGTGGAACGGAACCGGAGACTAAATCACGGGGACTGTCAGCTTCTGGACCACATCACGCGGCTTCTGGCTGTTTCCATGGGAAAAACAGGTCCCGCGGCCCCTCCGGACAGTGACCACTACAGTGTTTTCCGTGATTTGATCAAGGGAATACCGGTCAGTGACAGAGAACTTGACCGACAGTTGGAAGTCAATGACTGGTCCACTGAGGACACCTACGGACTCTGGTTTTTTCACGGGGAGAACGGGGTTCTGGAAGAACAGGTACTTCTTCTGGCTGCCCATATGATATCCCAACAGCTTCCCCACTGTGAGATTTTCTGTCTGGACGGCGGCGTGGTGCTTCTCTATAATGAAAAGAAAGAGACTTCCGATACCCTGAAGCACCGCCTGAGCCGTCTTGTCCGCCACAACCACATGGCAGCAGGCATCAGTCTTCCGGCCTGTTTTTTAAAAGATCTCCGGTTTCATTACAGACAGGCACTCTTTGCCCTGGAAGAGAGGCAGCCTGACAAACATTATTATGATTTTTATCCCAGAGCCATTGATTATATTATCAAAAACAGTACCCCCGATGTTCTCCTGGCAGCCTGCCATCCGGACATCCTCCGGTTCCACCGTCTGGATCTGAAGCAGCCCACGGACCGGGTGCGCACCATGGAAGCTTACCTGAACAATGAACGTTCTCTTCTGCACACCTCTGAGGAATTGTTTGTCCACAGGAACACTCTGGTATACCGGATCAAAAAGATGACGGAGGAACTGAGCTGTAATCTGGAGGAAGGCTACACCAGGGATTATATGAAGCTCTCCATCCGTATCTTAAAACTTTTTGGGTGAATTTTCACACCGGATATCTGCCGGCATTTTTGCAGGAGTCCATATCTTTTTCTAACGGACTCCTGCAATTTTTTGAGTTTTTTATACATATCCGCTATTTTTCTTTTACAGTACGAATAATCTACCTCTTTTTGATAAAAATTCGTATTTTCCAACCGTAGTTTTTCTTTTCCCACTTTCTTATAATCTATGTATAGTAGTTGCACGGCAATTCTGCACAACTTTCAAACAGTAGCTGCAGAAATACGATTTTGCTGCACTTTCCGGAAAAATGCGAAACCAACTGTCCACAACACAAAAATAAGAGAGCGAAAAGAAAAAGGAGGATTTACATATGAGCACTTCTAAAAACCAGGTTGGCCTCAAAGAGACCATAGCCATATTATCTCTTTATTTTATATCCATGGGATTCACTGTGGTAACGCCTGCCATGGCGAAACTGGCAGCCGCGTTTCCTGATAATAACTTCTCCCTGATCTCCACCATGCCTACCCTCTTTGTGGTATTTGCTACCTTATGGGCAGGTACTGTGGCAGGAAAAAAGGTAAAATACCGCACCCTGGCATTGACCGGCTGTATCATCTTCACTGTTTCCGGTACACTTCCCGCGATCGTGGGCGGCTCCTTTGCCTTTATCTTAGTGACACGGGCACTGGTAGGCATCGGCCTTGGCCTTATGGCTCCTCTTGGAAACGCTCTGATCATCGGCCTGTATGAGGGCCAGAAACAGGCGGCTTACCTGGGATACGGCACACTGCTCATGAACGGCGGCGGAATTGTCCTGCAGATGCTTGGCGGCGCACTGGCTGATATGGGCTGGAAAACCACTTTTTTCGGACACCTTCTGGGAATTATCTCCATCGTATGTCTGATCTTCCTGCCTGAACCGGCAAAAGCGCCAGTTCAGCCTGAAACCAACGGAAAACCGGCGGCAAAAGACAAAATATCACCATTTGTTTATGCCATTGCCATTTTGTTCCTGCTGTTCAACGTACTGAACTATCCTGTAATGCTGAATATGTCTCTGATGTTTGAAATGAAGGGTGCCGGCGGTGCAACCATGGCTGCAACTGCCCTGTCTCTCTATACGGTTGCCGGATGTGTGGCTGGTTTCCTGTTCGGTACTATATTTAAGATGATGAAACGTTTCTGCCTTCCTATTGCCTTCTTCCTTTGGGCGATCGGCGCTTACTGTATCTACATAGGCAAAACTATGGCAGTTATGTCCGCAGGTACTATTTTGATCGGATTTGCATTTTCAGTCATTATGCCTGCTGCTTTCACACTGGTTGGTATGCGCACTCCGCCTTCCACAGTGGCTATCGGAACCTCTATTATCATGGCACTGATGAACCTGGGCGGTTTCCTGAGCAGCTTCTGGCTTTCATTGCTGAAAACCATCTGCGGTGAAAATATTTACTCTCCTCTGCTGGTGGAAACTGTGGTCATTGCGGTTCTTGGCGTTGTATTCCTGATTTATAACCCCTTCCCGAAACACACAGAACAGTAAGACACTACAGGAGGAACTTGTATGCTGACAAAAAGAGAAAATTCCCCGGAAACCGGAACATATGCATGAGCTGATTGATTATCTGACCGAATATGAACTGTCCCTTGCGGAGGAGATCTGTATGTATTTAAAACCGGATGCCCTGTTCCATCACGATGACTGGGGCATATCCATAAAACGGGCGCCCTGCAGTATTGTCTGCAAGGGCGCCCCTCCTTTTATTCCTGTTTCTCTATATACTCTTTTATAAACTCATAGATCTGCTTCTCTGTAGGCGGACATCCCTTCAGGGAGTGGCGGAAGCATCCGGTACAGCTGCCTATCCCCAATTCTCCTGATTTTTTCCGGAATCCCTGGCCGATACAAATTTTTGTCTTCAGTTTACCAAAAAGCCCTTCCTCCTTCAGTTGATCCAGCGCGGGAATCAGATAGCCATAACAGGCACTGCAGGATTCCACCTCCTCCACAGCGTCCTGAAGCTCCACGATCTTTCTCTTGGCAGGCACATGGACAGAATGCTCCTGTTCGTTGCAGGTTCTGAACACTGCCTTTCGGAAGTCCGCGCTCCCCACACTAAGTCCTTCCGCAATTTTTATATACGGAATCTCCTCCGTCTCATAGTTCAGCAGATGGCATACATAAGAATCACAGAGCACCGGGTCAGCGGCTGCCAGAATCCTGTCCATCACCACCGGGTTGCCGCCGTCCTCAAAGTCCAGGTCCCCGCATATGTTGTCCACCACAATAAAATCCTGGTGCAGCGCTGTGTTCAGGTGGGCGATAGGTTTGTGCAGTCCCATAGCATGAAAGTGCCGTTTCTCTTTATTGGGGATCAGGCCTTTCATATTCTTCAAGGCACAGGTGATCTTTGTCTGGCAATGGCCTTTCAGCACAGGCACATTGATAAGGAAATCAAGCGCCAGGGCACTGTCACAGATCTGCAGGTCCATTCCTGCACAGTTACAGGAGGTGGTACTGTCCTTCTGGGTATCCAGAAGCTCCACTCCGTATCTCTCTGCCAGCATATCATATCCGCACACCCGGAATGCCTCAGCGGTCCGGTCCCCCACCCAGGAGCCCTCCAGGATCACCAGATTTTCATATTTTCTCTCCTGCAGGTATTCCACGATCCCGGCTACCACCTCCGGATGTGTGGTAGCTCCGTAAGAAGCCTCCGTGGGAGATACCAGATTAGGCTTAATGCCAATACGGCATCTCCTGTCCGGTATCCGCGCAGCAAGCTCCGCCTCTGTAAGGAGGCGCTTTGTCATGTCTTTGTGATCTTTTCCATGTATCATTAGAATTTCATTGTCTCTCATTGCTGATCCAGCTCCTTTTTTCTCCTGTTGACAGTCATCAAAATAGTATCATATATTCTGCGTATATGCTATACTTGATTTATGGATCTTCCGCTGGAAATACCTGTTTTCTGCAGTCCGGCCCGGTGTGTCACCAAATGGCTCTGCAGCTTCAGGCCCGCGGTATGCAAATACAATAAGAGAAAAGGATCGTATCGCTATGTACGAAGAATTGTATGAACCTCTTCCCCAGAAAGAGCCCTACCTAAAGCGTCTGGGACTTGCCGCAGTGCCTGCGGCTGACCTCCTTAAGTATCTCCTCCCTGTATGAAAAAATCATACTGAGAAAAAGGGGCGGATACTGCTATGAATTGAATGCCCTTTTCGCCTCACTGCTCACTGCCTGCGGTTATGAAGTCACACCGTGTATGTCCAGGATCTTAAGGGAATGTGATGACGGGTTTGTTCCTCCCATCTCCCACCGTATCAACCTTGTTAAAATGGACGGACAGCAGTATTTCTGCGACGTGGGATACGGCGGGCCCCTCCAAAGACACTTTTTCCACTGTTATGCGGTTTTCCCCGGTTCCCTGTGAGCCTGTTGATTTTGTGGCTTTATATGCCTTTGCCTCCACCCACCAACAGTCCGTTTTTCCACGTCTTCGCATGGTGAATCTGCGAACACTTCAGGGAAGCGTCTCTCTGATCGGGGATACCTTCACCCTCTTGGAAAATGGGAATAAGACCGTCCGGCAGATCACAGAGGAAGAATTCCTGCCTATACTGGAACAGTATTTTCATCTCTGCATCTCCTGATTTACGTCAGAAATCCCCCGGCCGCCCCCTTCTCCGTCTGCTTGATCATAGCCCAGCGATGCTCCTCCAAAAAAAAGAGGAGTTTTATTTCCGCCTCATATCCCCCTTCCTCTATCCTGCAGATATACTCCAGTGTGGGGATGCCATTATAATGCTTTTCTTCTCTGCTCATGACACGGATATGGCGGATGGTGTGGATCTGCCCCTCCTCATCCTGGTATTTTAAAAGCTGCAGGCTGGTATCCCCTCTGCTGGTAAACCAGCAGCCCACAGCAATATCCTCCTGTTCTCCCCGGATACTTCCCGCATCGGCTTTTTCCATATGAATATCTGTGCCAAATGCCATAAACTCCTCTCCTTTCAGTGGTCGCAACGGTAACGCTTCTCCCTGGATATCCCGCCGCTCATATGGTCAATAGGCGAATCAAGGAACACGGCCCGCTTTACCGCATCCATGCCATACCGCCTGCGTATGGTATCCACAGCCCGGTCCAGCCGCTCCAATTTTCCGTAATCCCTTGTGTCAAAAAGCTCCATCTGCCGCATGGCATCCCAGTCCAGGATCCTGCCAGTGTGTATACCCAGATGCCGGACGGGACACCCGTCCCAGAGTTCCAGAAAAAGCCTGCAGGCATGGAAATGCAGTTCCTCCGTAATATTGGTGGGAGCCGGAAGCCTGCACTGATGGGAGGACGTCCTGAAAAGATAGTCCTTGGCACTCACAGAAAGCACTTCCGCCTTCTTCCCATCCTTTCTAAGCCTGGCTCCCACTGTTTCCGCCAGGGCCAGCAGCACCAGGGAGGCCTGGGAGGATGTTGTCACATCTACGGGAATGGTGGTGGAATTTCCATATCCTTTGTTCGGCGGCGGCACAGCCTCCACCAGGGAAAAATCTCTCCCATTGGCAAAATTCCAGATAAGCTCCCCTTGTTTTTTCATATGCCTTCTCAGAATCTCCACATCTGTCTGTGCCAAATCCCCGATTGTGTAAATACCCAGATTATAGAGTTTTCTCGCCGAGGCCCTCCCCACAAAAAACAGCTCCTTGACCGGAAGGGGCCACAGCTTTTGCGGAATTTCATTTACAGAGAGTGTGTGGGTCCTGTCCGGCTTTTTGAAGTCCGAAGCCATCTTTGCCAGCAGCTTGTTCTCTGATATGCCGATATTGACCGTAAATCCCAGTTCCTCCCCAATCCTCTGGCGGATGGTATCTGCCGCCTGCATTGGAGGTCCAAAAAGTTTCTCAGTTCCGCTCATATCCATATAAGCCTCATCAATGGAATACTGTTCCACATCCGGAGAGTATTCTCTTAAAAGCTTTAAAAGGGCCCGGGAACTTCTGTCATACAGGCTGTAGTCCGGAGGCACGATCGTGAGAGGCCCGTATTTTTGCCGAGCCTCCCAGACAGAATCCCCGGTACGGATACCATATGCCTTTGCAGGTATGGATTTTGCCAGGATAATCCCTTGTCTCTGGTTCACATCCCCTCCCACCGCAGAGGGGATATCCCGCAGATCCAGGGTCTCACCTCTGTATTTTCTCCTGTAAACCGCCTCCCAGGACAGATAGGCAGAATTCACATCCACATGAAATATGACCTTCTCCATTTTTATCACCTCATTACATTCTATTCCTGGATAAATTATATCAGAACATATGTTCCGATTTAAATAGGTGATTCATGGAAAAAGGACCTGCTACTGCAGGTCCAGTGTCTGTTGTTCATATTCTGTACTTTTATCCAGCAAAACCGGCGTCTGTCCAAGGATAGCCTCTGCTTTCTGCCTGCTGAAAATCCAGTCCTGGATCTGCCGTTCCTCCAGGATCAAAGGCATTCGGTGGTGAATCAGGCTCATAGAGTCATTTGCCTCAGTGGTCAGGATCGCAAACCGCTCCTCCTCCCCATACTGATCGTAAATGCCGGCCAAAAATAACATTCTGCCGTCAGGTCTTGTAAAGGTATATTTTTCTTTCTTCTTATTCCACTCATAGAAGTTTTTGGCCGGGATCACACATCTGCGGAGAAGAAGACTGTCACGAAAGGTTTTCTTTTCCAGTGCTGTCTCCTGCCTTGCATTAAAGATCACACGGCTCTTTTCAAACCCGGGAAATCCCCAGACAAGTTCCTCGCCGCACAGTTCCCCGGCCCTTCCTGTAACCACCGGTGCGCTCTGGGAGGGAAATACATCCCGGCTATGATCTTCCAGCAGTTTTTTATCAATCTGGCGCACCAGTTTTTCCATTTCCCTGATCGTATCCTCATCAATATAGTATCTGCCGCACATAAGGCCCTCCTGACCATTTCCATTCCTCTTGATTCCCCGTGCGAAAAGGAGATGCGATTTCTCGCATCTCCCCTGTTCTCACACCTCTGTAAAGGTATATCTCTCCTTTACGCCGTTGGTCACAACTTCATACACAACGGATCCTTCCTCACGCTCTGTCTTTTCACAGGTGGAAACTTTGCTGGTCATACCTTCCATGTAAACATCCAGGTCATCGGTGTCCACTTCTTTGATGTGAGAATCCGGATGTCCGTCACACAAGTTATAAATCTCATGAATCAGTTCATAATGTTTCATACACAATTACCTCCTAGTATAATAATCTTGTATTCACCAGTTTTTATATCTCTATTATAAACGAATTTGCCGATTTTTACAAAGCTTCTTTTTTATTTTTCAGTTTTTTAGTTTTTCCGTTATTTGTATGAATCTTTGTAACGGTAAAG includes the following:
- a CDS encoding acyl-ACP--UDP-N- acetylglucosamine O-acyltransferase → MKHYELIHEIYNLCDGHPDSHIKEVDTDDLDVYMEGMTSKVSTCEKTEREEGSVVYEVVTNGVKERYTFTEV
- a CDS encoding SOS response-associated peptidase; protein product: MCGRYYIDEDTIREMEKLVRQIDKKLLEDHSRDVFPSQSAPVVTGRAGELCGEELVWGFPGFEKSRVIFNARQETALEKKTFRDSLLLRRCVIPAKNFYEWNKKKEKYTFTRPDGRMLFLAGIYDQYGEEERFAILTTEANDSMSLIHHRMPLILEERQIQDWIFSRQKAEAILGQTPVLLDKSTEYEQQTLDLQ
- a CDS encoding MFS transporter, with the protein product MSTSKNQVGLKETIAILSLYFISMGFTVVTPAMAKLAAAFPDNNFSLISTMPTLFVVFATLWAGTVAGKKVKYRTLALTGCIIFTVSGTLPAIVGGSFAFILVTRALVGIGLGLMAPLGNALIIGLYEGQKQAAYLGYGTLLMNGGGIVLQMLGGALADMGWKTTFFGHLLGIISIVCLIFLPEPAKAPVQPETNGKPAAKDKISPFVYAIAILFLLFNVLNYPVMLNMSLMFEMKGAGGATMAATALSLYTVAGCVAGFLFGTIFKMMKRFCLPIAFFLWAIGAYCIYIGKTMAVMSAGTILIGFAFSVIMPAAFTLVGMRTPPSTVAIGTSIIMALMNLGGFLSSFWLSLLKTICGENIYSPLLVETVVIAVLGVVFLIYNPFPKHTEQ
- a CDS encoding Y-family DNA polymerase; its protein translation is MEKVIFHVDVNSAYLSWEAVYRRKYRGETLDLRDIPSAVGGDVNQRQGIILAKSIPAKAYGIRTGDSVWEARQKYGPLTIVPPDYSLYDRSSRALLKLLREYSPDVEQYSIDEAYMDMSGTEKLFGPPMQAADTIRQRIGEELGFTVNIGISENKLLAKMASDFKKPDRTHTLSVNEIPQKLWPLPVKELFFVGRASARKLYNLGIYTIGDLAQTDVEILRRHMKKQGELIWNFANGRDFSLVEAVPPPNKGYGNSTTIPVDVTTSSQASLVLLALAETVGARLRKDGKKAEVLSVSAKDYLFRTSSHQCRLPAPTNITEELHFHACRLFLELWDGCPVRHLGIHTGRILDWDAMRQMELFDTRDYGKLERLDRAVDTIRRRYGMDAVKRAVFLDSPIDHMSGGISREKRYRCDH
- a CDS encoding PucR family transcriptional regulator, whose protein sequence is MKLSMWMIANRLKPLNPESQISDDTPAVLKSARRAYATNCVYVFPSGNDVICQWENDIIKLKDIQFDEAFEIIQGIFDFYEDWDASITAAAEQCDYQKILDESWHCFHNPMVLLDANCNVLAYSRQYKEVYVDEEWAHLMEYGCSSIDSIRFMRRDCTDQNFFNQGATKYHFDRKALSDCLSSFIYYDHAQCGRITLVERNRRLNHGDCQLLDHITRLLAVSMGKTGPAAPPDSDHYSVFRDLIKGIPVSDRELDRQLEVNDWSTEDTYGLWFFHGENGVLEEQVLLLAAHMISQQLPHCEIFCLDGGVVLLYNEKKETSDTLKHRLSRLVRHNHMAAGISLPACFLKDLRFHYRQALFALEERQPDKHYYDFYPRAIDYIIKNSTPDVLLAACHPDILRFHRLDLKQPTDRVRTMEAYLNNERSLLHTSEELFVHRNTLVYRIKKMTEELSCNLEEGYTRDYMKLSIRILKLFG
- a CDS encoding DUF362 domain-containing protein; the protein is MRDNEILMIHGKDHKDMTKRLLTEAELAARIPDRRCRIGIKPNLVSPTEASYGATTHPEVVAGIVEYLQERKYENLVILEGSWVGDRTAEAFRVCGYDMLAERYGVELLDTQKDSTTSCNCAGMDLQICDSALALDFLINVPVLKGHCQTKITCALKNMKGLIPNKEKRHFHAMGLHKPIAHLNTALHQDFIVVDNICGDLDFEDGGNPVVMDRILAAADPVLCDSYVCHLLNYETEEIPYIKIAEGLSVGSADFRKAVFRTCNEQEHSVHVPAKRKIVELQDAVEEVESCSACYGYLIPALDQLKEEGLFGKLKTKICIGQGFRKKSGELGIGSCTGCFRHSLKGCPPTEKQIYEFIKEYIEKQE